In Umboniibacter marinipuniceus, a single genomic region encodes these proteins:
- a CDS encoding ABC transporter permease yields MKAFLAILKARNIEFLRDRSTLSWNLLFPVLLIVGFAFMFGNDDKALYKVGVVAAVSSEELVFEVGELKYLETVRYSHLASAMQRLQHHQIDIILGDGTYWLNSDSPKSYVVERMILSVTDEPLEALPVSGEAIRYLDWVVPGILGMNMMFSCLFGVGYVIVRYRKNGVLKRFQATPVSALSFLAAQVVSRLVVVTLITSVIFIAMDLMFDFVVLGSRWLMLVVAILGAASMISLSLLMASRTQSEELAGGLLNLVTWPMMMLSGVWFSLEGSPEVVHWLAAVFPLTHMLEAARSIMLEGATLADVAIPLLVLAVTTVVALALAARLFVWRQN; encoded by the coding sequence ATGAAAGCATTTTTGGCTATTCTGAAGGCTCGTAATATTGAATTCTTACGGGATCGATCCACGCTAAGTTGGAATCTACTCTTTCCCGTGTTGCTCATAGTTGGCTTCGCGTTTATGTTTGGCAACGACGATAAAGCGCTCTACAAGGTTGGTGTTGTTGCGGCAGTAAGTAGTGAGGAGCTGGTCTTTGAGGTAGGTGAATTAAAGTACCTCGAGACGGTTCGTTACAGTCACTTAGCGTCGGCCATGCAGCGCCTGCAGCATCACCAAATAGATATCATCCTAGGGGATGGCACCTACTGGCTAAATAGCGACTCACCAAAGAGTTATGTGGTTGAGAGAATGATATTGTCGGTCACGGATGAGCCGCTGGAAGCGTTACCTGTTAGTGGCGAAGCCATTCGTTACCTAGATTGGGTGGTGCCGGGAATTTTGGGCATGAATATGATGTTCAGTTGTCTCTTTGGGGTTGGCTATGTCATTGTCCGCTATCGAAAGAATGGCGTGCTGAAGCGCTTTCAGGCGACGCCGGTGAGTGCTCTCAGCTTTCTGGCTGCACAGGTCGTGTCGCGCTTAGTAGTAGTCACTTTGATCACCAGCGTGATCTTCATCGCGATGGATTTGATGTTTGATTTTGTGGTGCTTGGCTCACGCTGGTTGATGCTAGTTGTTGCGATATTAGGTGCAGCTTCCATGATTAGTCTTTCGCTTTTAATGGCGTCGCGCACGCAGAGCGAAGAGTTGGCGGGAGGCCTACTAAATCTGGTTACTTGGCCAATGATGATGTTATCGGGTGTTTGGTTCTCTTTAGAGGGCTCACCTGAAGTGGTTCATTGGTTAGCCGCCGTGTTTCCGCTGACGCATATGCTGGAGGCAGCACGAAGCATTATGCTGGAGGGTGCTACGTTAGCGGATGTAGCAATACCGTTATTGGTTCTCGCGGTTACCACTGTTGTTGCGTTGGCTTTGGCGGCTCGGCTATTCGTGTGGCGGCAAAATTAG
- a CDS encoding ABC transporter ATP-binding protein — translation MADIILSAQNISKRYGEVVAVNDLSFSIKAGTCFGLLGPNGAGKTTTIELLEGIQLPDTGQVLFRGQPISRDYAQRIGIQFQSTALQDFLTVRESLALFATLYHHHLPLEQLIEDCSLSDFIDRDNRKLSGGQRQRLLLAIALVNDPDLIFLDEPTTGLDPQARRHFWELIERIKGRGKSILLTTHYMDEAEFLCDEIAIVDAGAIVEQGTPRDLLTKHFEGSLIKLPRGTDLSALSISPPLIDAGDFVQFSTEQVGEAVKQLAAEGVPLDGLRIESPTLEDLFLLLTGHSLRV, via the coding sequence ATGGCCGATATAATTCTGTCAGCGCAGAACATCTCGAAACGCTATGGAGAGGTAGTCGCTGTTAATGATCTCAGTTTTAGTATTAAGGCGGGGACCTGTTTTGGGCTGTTAGGGCCAAATGGCGCGGGGAAGACCACAACGATTGAACTGTTAGAGGGTATTCAGTTGCCCGATACCGGGCAGGTGTTATTTCGCGGTCAACCGATTAGTCGGGATTATGCTCAGCGCATTGGTATTCAGTTTCAAAGCACAGCGCTTCAGGATTTTCTCACGGTTCGAGAGTCGCTAGCGTTATTTGCAACACTCTATCACCATCACCTACCGTTGGAGCAGCTAATCGAAGATTGCTCATTGAGTGATTTTATCGATCGCGATAATCGTAAATTGTCGGGTGGTCAACGGCAGCGGTTACTGTTGGCCATTGCTCTGGTGAATGATCCAGACCTAATCTTCTTGGATGAACCAACTACCGGTTTAGATCCTCAGGCTCGACGACACTTCTGGGAATTAATTGAACGGATTAAGGGGCGCGGTAAGAGCATTCTGTTGACCACCCATTACATGGACGAAGCGGAATTTCTGTGCGATGAAATTGCGATCGTTGATGCCGGCGCCATCGTCGAGCAGGGAACACCACGAGACTTGCTCACCAAGCACTTCGAAGGTTCATTGATAAAGCTTCCCCGCGGAACAGATCTATCTGCATTGAGTATTTCGCCACCATTGATCGATGCGGGTGATTTTGTTCAGTTCTCAACGGAGCAAGTCGGTGAAGCCGTTAAGCAATTGGCTGCGGAAGGGGTCCCATTGGATGGCTTGCGGATTGAATCGCCCACCCTCGAGGATCTATTTTTGTTATTAACCGGCCACTCCTTGCGGGTCTAG
- a CDS encoding DUF2855 family protein produces MKVFEVAKREISRGIVVKCPQIALAPNEVRLKIESFSLTANNVSYALAGDSLKYWDFFPASQADHGRVPVMGIATVVASLCEHIQVGERVWGWFPMADEIIALPADIKSSGWVDSHPMRGANAPIYRHYERIPSGFDYSHYEHALKGLFTTSWLLASWWRSESFMGANTVYVTSASSKTALALAHALRDDPVRLVGVTSPSNVEFVTATGCYHQVVTYEDELGLSSDSLVADFAGRIDWVDQLAETNPERLKWASLIGATHGTPTTRGQVVPERTQFFFAPMEFERLKNEIGGAALAMAVVTALREFSSWFESRLTLTLIDDLAQLTVYFDSLVKGRVAPSTLLIVQPSGASD; encoded by the coding sequence ATGAAAGTATTTGAAGTAGCAAAACGCGAGATTAGCCGCGGTATAGTGGTGAAGTGTCCCCAGATCGCTTTGGCGCCGAATGAAGTCCGCCTGAAGATTGAGAGCTTTAGTCTTACTGCCAATAATGTGAGTTATGCGCTGGCTGGTGATAGCTTAAAGTATTGGGACTTCTTTCCAGCGAGTCAGGCCGATCATGGCAGGGTTCCGGTAATGGGCATCGCAACGGTTGTCGCTAGCCTCTGCGAACACATTCAGGTGGGTGAGCGGGTATGGGGTTGGTTTCCAATGGCCGATGAGATTATTGCCTTGCCGGCTGATATTAAGTCTTCAGGGTGGGTAGATAGCCACCCAATGCGCGGGGCCAACGCGCCAATTTATCGTCACTACGAGCGCATCCCTTCGGGCTTCGACTATAGCCATTACGAGCATGCGCTCAAAGGTCTCTTTACCACGAGCTGGTTGTTGGCATCCTGGTGGCGAAGTGAGTCATTTATGGGGGCCAATACGGTTTATGTTACCAGTGCTTCAAGCAAGACTGCATTGGCCTTGGCGCATGCGTTACGCGATGATCCCGTCCGGCTAGTAGGAGTGACATCACCTTCCAACGTAGAGTTTGTCACCGCCACCGGGTGTTATCACCAAGTGGTGACGTATGAGGATGAACTTGGCTTATCTAGCGACAGCCTAGTGGCTGATTTTGCGGGGCGAATAGATTGGGTTGATCAGTTAGCCGAAACAAACCCCGAAAGGCTTAAGTGGGCATCGCTGATTGGTGCTACCCATGGAACTCCAACAACTCGTGGCCAGGTAGTCCCCGAGAGAACGCAATTCTTCTTCGCGCCCATGGAGTTTGAACGTCTGAAAAACGAAATTGGCGGTGCCGCCCTCGCCATGGCCGTTGTCACAGCTCTTCGCGAATTTTCGTCATGGTTTGAGTCAAGATTAACGCTAACGCTTATTGATGATCTAGCGCAGCTAACGGTGTACTTTGATTCGTTAGTGAAGGGGAGGGTTGCACCATCAACACTCTTGATCGTGCAACCCAGTGGAGCTAGTGATTAG
- a CDS encoding DUF1543 domain-containing protein produces the protein MKLFMAVLGGNCGNSNIEVHDVRFVVGESIDSCLDQLRREWYGDAKGLHLDSYTEVNEVDGYRVEISLQAPAADAAKLFFVNVGGYLPGKYLEFHDIGLYGCHSSNQAKQLALKKLLTRYEQSHRDDLYDVDNCIELDLLGRHYVHLIADDTAITPGPSWYGYRPIDR, from the coding sequence ATGAAACTCTTTATGGCCGTGTTAGGCGGAAACTGCGGCAACTCCAATATCGAAGTACATGACGTCCGCTTTGTGGTTGGCGAATCCATCGACAGTTGTTTAGATCAACTGCGAAGGGAATGGTATGGCGACGCAAAAGGCCTACACCTGGATAGCTACACTGAAGTCAACGAAGTCGACGGCTACCGGGTCGAGATTTCATTGCAAGCTCCGGCTGCTGACGCAGCGAAGCTTTTCTTCGTAAATGTGGGTGGCTACTTACCCGGCAAGTACTTAGAGTTTCATGATATTGGTTTGTACGGCTGCCACAGTAGTAACCAAGCTAAACAGCTGGCACTAAAAAAGTTGCTAACTCGCTACGAACAAAGTCACCGTGACGATCTCTACGATGTGGATAACTGCATAGAACTGGATCTACTTGGTCGCCACTACGTTCACCTCATTGCCGATGATACGGCCATCACGCCAGGACCAAGCTGGTACGGGTACCGACCTATTGACCGCTAG
- a CDS encoding DUF1853 family protein, whose amino-acid sequence MNPFFYDLMQPNHLANLRWLLSPETYSLWEPTAEIGRFDTRAIFQTIDRDTLLSRSLENLESLRRTSRLGKYCEYLITHAWERSLADGETLTAGQQLHDGGKTLGELDFILASKHVTSVTHVELAVKFYLATNFNGKQHAVGPNLKDSWRLKRAHLIDNQFPRARSAQSPLRKLGGDLKQAALLPGRIFQPSAGSLQGCWMSQTQFNQYATGGEWVVVPRLCWPAPREAVLLKVLSKSALMARLTEVPVMVASVQSGRLMEIGFVVSNDWQDQASEALSKGFI is encoded by the coding sequence ATGAATCCATTCTTTTATGACCTAATGCAGCCCAACCATCTGGCAAACTTAAGGTGGCTATTGAGTCCGGAAACCTATTCCCTCTGGGAACCGACCGCTGAGATAGGGCGGTTTGACACGCGAGCTATATTTCAAACAATCGATCGGGACACCTTGCTATCTAGAAGCTTGGAGAATCTTGAATCGCTGCGCAGAACAAGCCGCCTAGGTAAATATTGTGAGTATCTTATTACCCATGCTTGGGAGCGATCATTAGCTGATGGCGAGACCTTGACTGCGGGTCAGCAGCTTCATGACGGCGGTAAAACACTTGGTGAACTCGATTTTATTCTCGCGTCTAAGCATGTGACATCGGTGACCCACGTTGAGCTGGCGGTGAAGTTCTATTTGGCAACCAACTTCAATGGCAAGCAGCATGCGGTGGGGCCAAACCTCAAGGATAGCTGGCGGTTAAAGCGAGCGCATCTTATTGATAATCAGTTTCCGCGAGCGCGCTCGGCGCAAAGTCCCTTGCGGAAACTAGGTGGCGACCTGAAACAGGCAGCACTGTTGCCCGGTCGGATTTTTCAGCCATCGGCGGGTAGTTTGCAAGGCTGCTGGATGAGCCAAACTCAGTTCAATCAATACGCAACGGGGGGCGAGTGGGTAGTTGTTCCTCGGCTTTGCTGGCCTGCACCACGCGAAGCTGTCCTGTTGAAGGTGCTTAGCAAGAGCGCATTGATGGCACGCTTAACCGAGGTTCCAGTGATGGTGGCCAGTGTGCAATCAGGACGTTTGATGGAGATTGGTTTTGTTGTCTCGAATGACTGGCAAGATCAAGCAAGTGAAGCGTTATCGAAGGGCTTCATATGA
- the gnd gene encoding decarboxylating NADP(+)-dependent phosphogluconate dehydrogenase, which translates to MSQCDVALIGLAVMGQNLVLNMADNGYSVGVYNRTHAVTEQFLAGPAQGASVSGFESLAELVNGLSKPRKIVLLVKAGGAVDAVIKELMPLVDPGDLIIDLGNSHFPDTQRRWEAMQESGVHFIGSGVSGGEEGARTGPSIMPGGDAAAWPMIKDIFQSISAKVDGEPCCDWVGSGAAGHYVKMVHNGIEYGDMQLICEAYQLLDEGLGLSADELHQVFSDWNNTELDSYLIEITGHILGYRDEDGEPLVTKIMDKAGQKGTGKWTGISALDLGMPVSLIGESVFARCLSALKQERTVASKALSGPNPQISVEDRNAFINDVKEALFASKIISYTQGYMLLREASNEYGWELNFGAIAMMWRGGCIIRSQFLTDIKKAFDKNPELSNLLLDDYFKDAIDRCQGAWRRVISKAVEVGIPTPCFSTALAFYDGYRRERLPANLLQAQRDYFGAHTYERVDRPAGEFFHTNWTGTGGDISSQTYNV; encoded by the coding sequence ATGAGTCAATGTGATGTGGCATTAATTGGTTTAGCAGTAATGGGCCAGAATCTAGTCTTGAATATGGCAGACAATGGTTATTCAGTGGGCGTTTATAACCGCACCCACGCCGTAACAGAACAGTTTCTAGCTGGCCCCGCGCAGGGCGCAAGTGTATCCGGTTTCGAAAGCCTCGCAGAGCTTGTGAATGGGCTCTCAAAGCCACGTAAAATTGTCCTGTTGGTGAAAGCGGGCGGCGCCGTTGATGCGGTAATTAAAGAGCTTATGCCGCTAGTCGATCCAGGCGACTTAATTATCGACTTGGGTAACTCGCATTTTCCTGATACCCAACGACGCTGGGAAGCGATGCAGGAATCAGGGGTCCACTTCATTGGCTCGGGGGTTTCCGGTGGTGAGGAAGGTGCACGCACAGGCCCATCAATAATGCCCGGTGGCGATGCCGCTGCATGGCCAATGATTAAAGATATCTTTCAGTCTATCAGCGCTAAAGTTGATGGCGAACCGTGCTGTGATTGGGTGGGCTCAGGTGCAGCAGGCCACTATGTCAAAATGGTTCACAATGGTATTGAGTACGGAGATATGCAGTTAATCTGTGAGGCATATCAACTCCTCGATGAGGGTTTAGGGTTGTCTGCTGATGAGTTACATCAGGTATTTAGCGATTGGAATAACACCGAGCTAGACAGCTACCTCATTGAAATTACCGGGCACATTCTTGGTTATCGTGACGAAGACGGCGAACCTTTGGTCACAAAAATCATGGACAAAGCTGGCCAAAAGGGCACCGGCAAATGGACGGGCATCAGTGCTCTAGATTTAGGTATGCCGGTATCGCTTATTGGTGAATCGGTTTTCGCACGTTGTTTGTCGGCACTAAAGCAAGAGCGTACCGTAGCCTCAAAGGCCCTATCTGGCCCTAACCCACAGATTAGCGTTGAAGATCGCAATGCCTTCATTAATGACGTTAAAGAAGCGCTATTCGCCTCTAAGATTATTTCGTATACCCAGGGCTATATGCTGCTAAGAGAAGCGTCTAACGAATACGGCTGGGAGTTGAACTTCGGTGCCATTGCGATGATGTGGCGCGGTGGTTGTATCATTCGAAGCCAGTTTTTGACAGACATCAAAAAAGCCTTCGACAAAAACCCTGAGCTCAGTAACCTCCTGCTGGATGACTACTTCAAGGATGCGATTGATCGTTGCCAAGGCGCATGGCGTCGTGTTATTTCTAAGGCCGTAGAAGTGGGTATTCCAACACCATGCTTTAGTACTGCGTTGGCGTTCTATGATGGCTATCGTCGCGAGCGTCTACCAGCGAATCTTTTGCAGGCTCAGCGTGATTACTTCGGCGCGCATACCTATGAGCGGGTTGATCGTCCAGCGGGCGAATTCTTCCATACCAACTGGACTGGGACCGGTGGCGACATTAGTTCTCAAACTTACAACGTCTAA
- a CDS encoding hybrid sensor histidine kinase/response regulator, with the protein MGRSSAYQQPDYEYLVENSNAIIVCFSTDGVITYANDFALRFFDFEAEALIGKQVLGTITPLEDSAGYNLEGMIHEISNLPEDYRININENIKRTGERVWVRWTNCVQTDDQGKVLGAMSIGIDVTRQLELERQVSQMRKLDALGTLAGGVAHDFNNIAQGMSGFAEMIKHEDDPDVVKHLADSIISAAADVGRLTNNLLSYSKVNHADLELCDVESSVQKAVQLVESNLKPGVSIEIRNHNGSDQIRLDRSGLVSATINLLLNANDATDPGGKIEVEIHKLVEAEPRILNNGVQLTANTYWIVDVRDWGVGVPADIAQKIFDPFFTTKVRNQGTGLGLASVFDFATAHRGSVELLRSEDETCFRLYLAESAEAQLSPSELSGQEDTVAIESGGIRHSAILLVDDEAFVRLYAEKVFAREGYQIRTAASCDEALTIVQHEGFEFDVAIIDMVMPEVTGVDTWLKLKALRPAAKAILATGYASEEQLKRAEAAGFSHCIKKPFKFEDVLTALAKS; encoded by the coding sequence ATGGGTAGAAGTTCAGCATATCAACAGCCAGACTATGAATATCTGGTGGAAAATTCCAACGCAATTATCGTGTGTTTTAGTACCGATGGCGTGATTACCTATGCGAACGACTTCGCCCTTAGATTCTTCGACTTCGAAGCCGAAGCGCTGATTGGAAAACAAGTATTAGGAACTATTACGCCGCTCGAAGATTCCGCCGGGTATAACCTCGAAGGCATGATCCACGAAATTAGCAACTTACCTGAAGACTATCGGATCAACATCAACGAGAATATAAAACGCACTGGCGAGCGTGTTTGGGTGCGGTGGACGAACTGCGTTCAGACGGACGATCAGGGTAAGGTGCTTGGCGCAATGTCCATTGGCATTGATGTCACAAGGCAGCTCGAACTTGAGCGGCAAGTAAGTCAGATGCGGAAACTCGATGCGCTCGGTACTTTAGCGGGCGGCGTAGCGCACGACTTTAATAATATCGCGCAGGGAATGTCTGGGTTCGCGGAAATGATAAAGCACGAAGATGACCCTGATGTCGTCAAACATCTTGCTGACAGCATAATTAGCGCAGCAGCGGATGTGGGTAGGCTGACCAATAACCTATTGAGCTACTCTAAAGTTAACCACGCTGATTTAGAGCTATGTGATGTTGAGTCCTCCGTGCAAAAGGCGGTGCAACTCGTTGAGTCAAATCTAAAACCAGGGGTCTCTATTGAGATTCGAAACCATAACGGCAGCGATCAAATCAGGTTAGATCGTTCTGGGCTTGTGAGCGCAACGATTAACTTGCTGCTTAATGCTAATGATGCCACAGACCCCGGCGGTAAAATTGAAGTTGAAATTCATAAGCTGGTGGAGGCTGAGCCACGAATCTTAAATAATGGTGTTCAACTAACAGCCAATACTTATTGGATAGTAGACGTAAGGGACTGGGGGGTAGGCGTCCCCGCTGATATTGCTCAGAAGATCTTTGATCCCTTCTTTACAACCAAAGTGCGCAACCAAGGCACAGGTCTTGGCTTGGCAAGTGTGTTCGATTTCGCAACCGCCCATCGAGGTAGTGTTGAACTGCTTCGCTCCGAGGATGAGACCTGCTTCAGGCTCTATCTTGCTGAAAGTGCCGAAGCGCAGTTGAGCCCGAGCGAGCTGAGTGGGCAGGAAGATACAGTGGCTATCGAGTCTGGCGGTATACGGCACAGCGCAATTCTGCTCGTGGATGACGAGGCCTTCGTTAGGCTGTATGCCGAGAAGGTTTTTGCTCGCGAAGGTTATCAAATACGAACCGCTGCGAGTTGTGATGAAGCGCTGACAATAGTTCAACACGAAGGGTTTGAGTTTGATGTGGCAATCATTGACATGGTGATGCCGGAGGTGACGGGAGTGGATACTTGGCTTAAGTTGAAGGCGCTAAGGCCAGCGGCTAAGGCGATATTGGCAACGGGCTATGCCAGCGAGGAGCAGCTCAAGCGAGCCGAAGCCGCAGGGTTTTCCCATTGCATCAAAAAGCCATTTAAGTTTGAGGATGTTCTAACAGCGCTCGCGAAGAGCTAG
- a CDS encoding M14 family metallopeptidase, translating into MFTVNSNFDSGNIHFVGESNNELQLEIRNDRYSEYFQWFHFSVTGEQGSTLRCCIRNAGQAAYLEGWPDYRVCFSYDRKTWHRLDASFDGSNLRFDTKLSANTIWFAYFEPFSYEQHLALIAKAQQHEDVSHQVLGQTLDGRPIDLLKIGQDAKNKPVIWVTARQHPGESMAEHLIEGLLDELLGQSELATQLRAQAVFYIVPNMNPDGSVRGHLRTNAAGMNLNREWQSPSIEKSPEVFWVRAKMLAEGGDMFLDIHGDEALPYNFVAASEGVANYSPYMAKLENAFRDSLLKRSDQFQVQYGYDVDAPGEANHTVGSNWMGNQFKTLALTLEMPFKDNANAPSPEFGWNGDRSQQLGKDMLATVLDLLPLIERG; encoded by the coding sequence ATGTTTACGGTCAACAGTAACTTCGACAGTGGTAACATTCATTTCGTGGGCGAATCCAACAATGAGCTTCAACTCGAGATTCGTAACGATCGTTACTCCGAATACTTCCAGTGGTTCCACTTTTCAGTGACCGGCGAGCAGGGCTCAACCCTTCGTTGCTGTATTCGCAATGCGGGTCAAGCTGCCTACCTAGAAGGGTGGCCTGACTACCGCGTCTGCTTTAGCTACGACCGAAAGACCTGGCATCGTCTAGATGCCTCATTTGACGGAAGCAATCTTCGTTTTGACACCAAACTTAGCGCGAACACGATTTGGTTCGCCTACTTCGAGCCCTTCTCCTATGAGCAACATCTGGCACTGATCGCCAAAGCTCAACAACATGAAGACGTCTCACACCAAGTGCTAGGCCAAACGCTTGATGGCCGACCTATCGACCTACTGAAGATTGGCCAGGACGCGAAAAATAAGCCCGTTATCTGGGTTACCGCTCGGCAACACCCTGGCGAAAGTATGGCTGAACACCTCATTGAAGGGTTACTCGACGAATTACTCGGGCAGTCTGAGCTCGCCACGCAACTGCGGGCTCAAGCCGTATTCTATATTGTCCCAAATATGAATCCAGACGGCAGCGTTCGCGGTCATTTAAGAACGAATGCGGCGGGGATGAACCTGAATCGAGAATGGCAGTCTCCATCAATCGAGAAGAGCCCCGAGGTTTTTTGGGTGCGCGCCAAAATGCTTGCCGAAGGCGGCGACATGTTCCTCGATATTCACGGAGACGAAGCCCTTCCCTACAACTTCGTTGCCGCAAGTGAAGGCGTCGCGAACTACTCACCTTATATGGCTAAACTTGAAAACGCTTTCCGCGATAGTTTACTCAAGCGCAGTGACCAATTTCAGGTTCAATATGGCTATGACGTGGACGCGCCTGGCGAGGCGAATCATACCGTGGGAAGCAACTGGATGGGCAATCAGTTTAAAACGCTAGCGCTCACCCTAGAAATGCCGTTCAAAGACAATGCTAATGCCCCCTCGCCGGAGTTCGGTTGGAACGGCGACCGCAGTCAACAACTGGGCAAAGACATGCTGGCAACCGTGCTAGATCTCTTGCCGCTTATAGAACGAGGTTAA
- a CDS encoding YajQ family cyclic di-GMP-binding protein, producing the protein MPSFDIVSEVESAELLNAAQNTEREINNRYDFRKVDTQVKFANDVISLTAESDFQCDQMLDILRAQLIKRKVDPLTMDYEPEPTHRGKAFTVDVKFKQGIETDVAKKIVKLIKDAKLKVQAAIQGDQVRVTGKKRDDLQQAMQAVRSADLGQPFQFNNFRD; encoded by the coding sequence ATGCCATCCTTTGATATTGTTTCAGAAGTTGAATCTGCCGAGCTGTTGAATGCGGCGCAAAATACCGAGCGCGAAATTAACAATCGCTATGACTTCCGTAAAGTTGACACCCAAGTGAAGTTCGCGAACGATGTGATTAGCCTTACGGCAGAAAGTGACTTTCAATGCGACCAAATGCTAGACATCCTTCGCGCGCAGCTAATAAAGCGTAAAGTGGACCCGCTCACAATGGATTACGAGCCCGAGCCAACTCATCGAGGCAAGGCATTCACCGTAGATGTCAAATTTAAGCAAGGTATTGAGACAGACGTAGCAAAGAAGATAGTTAAGCTCATTAAAGACGCTAAACTCAAAGTCCAAGCCGCCATTCAAGGTGACCAAGTCCGTGTTACTGGCAAGAAGCGCGATGATTTACAGCAGGCTATGCAGGCGGTTCGAAGCGCTGACTTGGGGCAACCATTTCAGTTCAATAACTTTCGCGATTAA
- a CDS encoding AMP-binding protein has protein sequence MSNYRPLASLAQHVATQPNAPFLHQPFNREWTSYTFSEVDEQSSKMAAALLQLGLEKGDRVAILGKNCAEWIMADLAIMKAGLISVPIYFSAGADTIDYVIEHSEAKAVFVGKLDNYDHVAGVFAGGIKTISFPYPMPACDLRWQDLIAVTPAIEQPYQPSDDDLLSIIYTSGSTGKPKGVMISFGNCQAIGVASAEISGDAYTNADRVVSYLPLAHIAERGLVELTALHSGMQIFFVESLDTFREDICHAEPTVFFAVPRIWLKIQLQVLDKIGPDRFAKLIKIPLVGKLLAKKVRKTLGLHKARVIISGSAPISPDVLKWYHQVGLPISEGWAMSETSCVGTINLPFRVEDIGSIGRPLPGADIKLSEDGEILIRGAFITPGYFKNPEATAETMDGEWLKTGDLGRFRASGALEIIGRVKEQFKTSKGKYVSPVGIESLLSAFPQIEQVCVMGSGLPQPIALVVLAEGIPCNAETLEAIAGEANLKLEAHERLDAVIVCSQPWLIENGLLTPTMKLKRDAIEKCHQPTVDGYQRSANKVDVIYEP, from the coding sequence ATGTCTAATTATCGCCCGCTAGCAAGCCTCGCTCAGCACGTTGCCACCCAACCTAATGCACCCTTTCTGCACCAGCCCTTTAACCGTGAATGGACCTCTTATACCTTTTCCGAAGTGGATGAGCAGAGCTCCAAAATGGCTGCCGCATTACTTCAGTTGGGGCTAGAAAAGGGAGATCGCGTTGCTATTCTGGGGAAGAACTGCGCCGAATGGATCATGGCCGATTTAGCCATTATGAAGGCCGGACTTATCAGCGTCCCCATATACTTTAGTGCCGGCGCGGACACTATTGATTACGTCATCGAGCATAGCGAGGCGAAAGCGGTCTTCGTTGGCAAGCTTGATAATTACGACCATGTCGCGGGTGTTTTTGCCGGCGGCATTAAAACCATCTCCTTCCCTTATCCAATGCCCGCATGTGATTTGCGCTGGCAGGATTTAATTGCAGTAACGCCTGCAATTGAACAACCGTATCAACCTTCTGACGACGACTTACTGTCAATTATTTATACCTCTGGCAGCACTGGAAAACCTAAGGGAGTCATGATTTCCTTTGGTAATTGCCAGGCAATTGGCGTGGCCTCAGCTGAGATTTCCGGGGACGCTTACACCAACGCAGACAGAGTAGTCTCATATCTCCCACTCGCGCACATTGCAGAGCGGGGGCTCGTGGAGTTGACCGCGCTTCACTCGGGCATGCAGATCTTTTTCGTTGAGTCGCTAGATACCTTCCGAGAAGATATTTGCCACGCAGAGCCTACTGTTTTCTTCGCTGTGCCACGGATTTGGCTGAAGATCCAACTTCAGGTTCTCGATAAAATCGGGCCCGATCGATTCGCAAAACTAATTAAGATCCCGTTAGTAGGTAAGCTACTCGCTAAAAAGGTTCGCAAGACACTAGGGCTTCATAAGGCGCGTGTAATAATTTCTGGGTCCGCGCCCATTTCGCCAGATGTTCTCAAGTGGTATCACCAGGTTGGCCTACCTATATCTGAGGGCTGGGCGATGTCGGAGACTAGCTGTGTCGGCACCATCAATCTACCTTTTCGAGTTGAAGATATTGGCTCAATTGGTCGCCCACTTCCCGGCGCAGATATTAAGCTATCTGAGGATGGTGAGATTCTTATCCGCGGCGCATTCATCACGCCTGGCTACTTCAAGAACCCAGAAGCTACTGCCGAGACCATGGACGGAGAATGGTTAAAGACTGGTGACCTCGGGCGCTTTAGAGCAAGCGGCGCGCTGGAAATTATTGGCCGCGTAAAAGAACAATTCAAAACCTCAAAGGGCAAATATGTCTCGCCGGTGGGTATCGAATCACTGCTATCTGCTTTCCCGCAAATTGAGCAAGTTTGCGTCATGGGTAGCGGTCTGCCTCAACCCATTGCTTTGGTTGTGCTGGCTGAAGGCATCCCGTGCAACGCCGAAACGCTTGAAGCCATCGCCGGAGAGGCCAACCTTAAACTCGAAGCACATGAACGCTTAGATGCGGTCATCGTCTGCTCTCAGCCATGGCTAATCGAGAATGGCTTGCTGACGCCAACAATGAAGTTAAAACGGGATGCTATCGAAAAGTGCCATCAGCCTACAGTCGACGGCTATCAGCGAAGTGCTAACAAGGTTGACGTCATTTACGAACCTTAG